A genomic window from Elaeis guineensis isolate ETL-2024a chromosome 3, EG11, whole genome shotgun sequence includes:
- the LOC140856606 gene encoding hydroxyphenylpyruvate reductase-like, with protein MKPTKCRVEERGTEDDRNPNPKPFTSLTTPPPAMESLGVLLTFPANSYLEEELNKRCKLFRLWETPPENWRQFLRANAGSIRALVGNSTVGADAEMIDALPALEIVASFSVGLDKVDLAKCRERRIRVTNTPDVLTDDVADLAIGLAIATMRRICEADRYVRSGAWNAKGDYKLTSKFSGKTIGIIGLGRIGLAIAKRAEAFDCPISYYSRSEKPQTNYKYYSSVVDLAANCHILIVACALTEETRHIVNREVMDALGPKGVLVNIGRGPHVDEAELVSALIEGRLGGAALDVFEHEPHVPEQLFGLENVVLVPHVGSATWETRKEMADLVLGNLEAHATNKPLLTPVL; from the exons ATGAAACCAACCAAGTGCCGAGTGGAAGAACGAGGAACCGAGGACGacagaaaccctaaccctaagccTTTTACTTCTCTTACTACGCCGCCGCCGGCGATGGAGTCCCTTGGCGTCCTCCTCACCTTCCCCGCGAACTCGTACCTCGAGGAGGAGCTCAACAAGCGGTGCAAGCTCTTCCGCCTGTGGGAGACCCCTCCAGAGAATTGGCGGCAGTTCCTCCGGGCGAACGCCGGCTCGATCCGGGCGTTGGTGGGCAATTCAACGGTCGGGGCGGACGCGGAGATGATCGACGCGCTGCCGGCGCTGGAGATCGTGGCGTCCTTCAGCGTGGGGCTCGACAAGGTGGACCTCGCCAAGTGCCGGGAGAGGAGGATCCGGGTCACCAACACCCCCGACGTCCTCACCGACGACGTCGCCGACCTCGCAATCGGTCTCGCCATCGCCACCATGCGCCGGATCTGCGAGGCCGACCGCTACGTCCGGAGTGGGGCGTGGAACGCCAAGGGTGATTATAAGCTCACCTCCAAG TTCAGTGGCAAAACAATTGGTATAATCGGGCTTGGCAGGATTGGTTTGGCCATAGCCAAAAGAGCTGAAGCATTTGATTGCCCCATCAGCTACTACTCGAGATCAGAAAAGCCACAGACAAACTACAAATACTACTCGAGCGTTGTTGATCTGGCTGCTAACTGCCACATTCTCATCGTAGCATGCGCATTGACAGAGGAAACCCGCCATATTGTGAATCGTGAGGTTATGGATGCCTTGGGTCCAAAGGGTGTTCTTGTGAACATTGGACGGGGACCTCACGTAGATGAGGCAGAGCTTGTGTCGGCACTAATCGAGGGCCGGCTTGGAGGGGCCGCCCTCGATGTGTTCGAGCATGAACCCCATGTTCCTGAGCAGCTATTTGGATTGGAGAACGTAGTGTTGGTGCCTCATGTGGGGAGCGCCACCTGGGAAACTCGCAAAGAGATGGCAGACCTGGTTCTTGGGAACTTAGAGGCACATGCGACGAACAAGCCCCTATTGACTCCGGTGCTGTGA
- the LOC140856607 gene encoding uncharacterized protein yields the protein MLDGKASIQDTDMPVKMQLQARSCAAQALDLFDVLDCKSIAGATHIKKEFNMRHGPGWHCVVGSNFGCFFTHRRGTFIYFCLETLFFLIFKAAALTPV from the exons atgtTGGACGGGAAGGCATCGATCCAGGATACCGACATGCCCGTAAAGATGCAGCTGCAGGCCAGGTCCTGCGCCGCCCAAGCCCTCGACCTCTTTGATGTCCTCGATTGCAAAAGCATCGCCGGCGCCACTCACATCAaaaag GAGTTTAACATGAGGCATGGGCCCGGATGGCATTGCGTGGTGGGTTCCAACTTCGGCTGCTTCTTCACCCACAGGCGAGGCACCTTCATCTACTTCTGCCTCGAGACACTCTTCTTCCTCATCTTCAAAGCTGCTGCTCTTACTCCTGTTTAG